From the Priestia koreensis genome, one window contains:
- a CDS encoding MarR family winged helix-turn-helix transcriptional regulator gives MDLESLGIIEHEIALLVRLTTAYSPKLGTLDRSEYLLLSQLEQKSPLAINEIAEQLMLNLSTASRQVATLESKKLISRYPDPKNGRVSLLEITAEGKHILTLVQKARQNAYAEVLGEWTEEELKVLETNLKRLNRDFKRWGR, from the coding sequence GAGCATGAAATTGCACTACTTGTACGGCTCACAACGGCCTACAGTCCAAAGTTGGGTACGCTTGACCGCTCAGAATATTTACTTCTCAGTCAATTAGAGCAAAAAAGTCCGCTCGCAATTAATGAAATTGCGGAACAATTAATGCTCAATCTTTCAACCGCCAGTAGGCAAGTGGCAACGCTAGAAAGCAAAAAACTGATTTCGCGCTATCCCGATCCGAAAAACGGCCGAGTAAGTCTGTTAGAAATTACAGCAGAAGGAAAGCATATTTTAACACTTGTGCAAAAAGCGAGGCAAAATGCTTATGCTGAAGTGCTTGGTGAATGGACTGAGGAAGAATTAAAGGTATTAGAAACCAATTTAAAACGACTGAATCGTGATTTTAAGCGCTGGGGCAGATAG